In the genome of Roseiconus lacunae, the window GCTCGAGGGAAAAATCCCGTTTTTCCGCTGCCAGTTTTTGAGCGCACCTTGCGGTTCGAAGCCGCACGACGACGGATCACCGTTCCCACGATCCAAGAAATCGTTGCTCGTAACGGCGCTTCGGCTGTCCAAGCGGTTCAGGATTCGCGTTTCCGCCGATGACGTGTCGGCGGGGCTTAAGATGAGGGTTTGAACGGTAGCGGAAGCCATCAAGGGGTTGTTGATTTGCGATAGTCGCCTATCACTGCGTGAAAGCTGTGTACTTCATCGCTACTTTTGCGGAGCAGAAGTCGACTCTGTTCGTCGCACTTCTGAGTCAATCAACGAGCCGTTGACGAGTTCCGCTGCTTCACACCCGAACGTGCAAAGCACTAGCCTGCCCCTAGTTCTCGATGCACGTCAGCGATGACGCTTGCCCAGTCACCCATCTGTTGCTGGCGAAACAGTTTCACGCTTGGATACCACGGCGTGCGATCACCTTCGGTCAGCCACCGCCAATCGGGGACCTTGCCCAGCATCAGACATGTTGGAACCCCCAACGCACCGGCCAGGTGTGCGAGCGAAGTATCGGTGGTGACAACCGCATCGAGATTCTTCATCACCGCGGCGGTGTCGGTGAAGGCACCTCCGGACGTGTCCGTGTCGGCCGGCAGTTGGCGGATGCTATCGCAAAAGTCGGCACCAGCGATCTGCTCGCTTCCGAACCCGAGTTGCAGACTGATCAGCTTCAAGCGATCGTCTTGGGCGAGTGGCCGCAGTGTTTGCAAGGGAATACTGCGATAGACATCCGCGTGGTGTTGAGGGTTTCCTTGCCAAGCGATGCCGACCCGTTTTCGTTGATCCTTGCCCAAACCATTTTTCTCCATCCAGTGCAGCCAATAATTCACGAGCGGCTCGGATACGTTCAGATAGCCTTGGTGATTGCCGTGATCGTGAAAGAAGTCGTTGCCCAGGGGTAACTCACCTGACGACTGAAACCAAGCGTCGACCGCATCGATGAACGAGGCTTGATAGTCGACCGGCGGTAGCTGACTGCCGGTGGGCAGCAACGACTGGATGCCGCGAACCGATGTGAACAAAGGGACCATCGCCGGGGCACACTGGACGACCACACTCGCGCCGGCTTGGGCGAGTACCGATGCGACGCGGATAAAGTGCATCTCGTCCCCGCGCCCCTGTTCGGGATAGAGCAAGATGCTCCGACCGGCGATCGGCTGGCCGGTCCAAATCGGCGCCGGCGAAGAAGGTCGTCGCATACCCGGCATCTTCCAGCGCCAGCGATACTCCGGCCAGCCACGCTCGAAGTCCCCTTG includes:
- a CDS encoding tetratricopeptide repeat protein produces the protein MPTVADVLSQGWKVHQAGKIDEALRVYQHVIEQAPRNPEAHVYLGIALFDQRRYGESVDSYRQAISLKEAFPIAWNNLGNSLRMLGEVEESDRCFEKALSMDSNYLSVYKNRGTLWIWSGEIERGLAWYEKGLHIAPEEPELHRNLGVIYLLQGDFERGWPEYRWRWKMPGMRRPSSPAPIWTGQPIAGRSILLYPEQGRGDEMHFIRVASVLAQAGASVVVQCAPAMVPLFTSVRGIQSLLPTGSQLPPVDYQASFIDAVDAWFQSSGELPLGNDFFHDHGNHQGYLNVSEPLVNYWLHWMEKNGLGKDQRKRVGIAWQGNPQHHADVYRSIPLQTLRPLAQDDRLKLISLQLGFGSEQIAGADFCDSIRQLPADTDTSGGAFTDTAAVMKNLDAVVTTDTSLAHLAGALGVPTCLMLGKVPDWRWLTEGDRTPWYPSVKLFRQQQMGDWASVIADVHRELGAG